The genome window AGTGCCATTGCTTAGCTAAGACCAGTGGTAGAAATACCGTTGCTTGGCTAAGACCAGTGGTAGGTCATTCAATACTGTTTCAGTTGGGAACTTTTCTTCTTGCAAATGTTTCTCATTTGCTTATGTGTGGAAAAGATCACaggttttaaaaaaggatcagaaAAGACATGGTGTTAATTTACTGAGAGTGATTGTCATGAATGCCaagaacaaaaatgagaaactagttgtggtgggttttctgggctgggtggccgtggtctggtggatcttgttcctaacgtttcgcctgcatctgtggccggcatcttcagaggtgtatcacagagggaagtctgttactgtggtacacctctgaagatgcctgccacagatgcagttgaaatgttaggattaagatccaccagaccacggcacccagcctggaaaacccaccacaaccagctgaatccggccgtgaaagccttcgacaatacaaaaatgaGAAAGATCAACTGTAAATATATGAGAGCGCTGAAAGTTAAGGTTATTATTCTCTCTTGATGTAGCATTTTAAGGATGCAACAAATAATACATAAGCAAATTATATCCCACATCATATATTTCACTGTCCCTGTGAACCACCTGATTTTCCAGTCCAACCTCATCTGGTTGATGTCTGCAACTTTCCTGGTCCTGCAGCAGGTGTCAATCACCTTTGTGACCATCAGTCCCATTGCTGTTGGCAGCTGAAACAGAATATTTCCTGTGTGATTCCAGAGTGTTGTGGCTATTGCTGTCTTCTCACAGTTCCAAGCCACAAAAGAACTATTGGGATGAGGAGAAACAGCCTGAATTTTCAGGGTTCAAGGGTTTAAAAACCAATTTCTTTAACCTTATAGCCTGAAACCCGAACCCTCCATCACCAGAGAAGTGTTCTGTCTGCATGTGTTCAGTGTTTTAAGAGAAGTACCATAGGTTTTCCAATCAAACACTGGGTCTAAATGGATAAGGAAACTTTGGAGAATATATGTGAGATGAAAAGCTAGAATGGAGATTAGATGGCTGATTCCCTGTGGTATGAAAGTGTATCCAGAGGGATGGATGCTTGCAATCGATCCAAATCCATATGGCTTCCGAACTCCATCATAGGTATGACTCCTGCATCCTCCTTAGGGCTTTCTCTCAAATCTCCTCTTACATCCAAGTCatcctcatcttcatcttggcTGACGAGAGCCAACTCATTCTCATAGCAGAAGGCACTGGGAGGTGGTGGGGGTGAAGGTAGGATAGTGATCTTGCTCTCCTGCAGCTCCCGTGCAGAGCAGAAAGGGGTTCCAGCCACCTCATAGGTCTTGTGAAAGCGCGAATAGTCCACCTTATAATGTTTCTTCTCCTCAAAGACCACAGGCTCAAAGCGGTGCCCCCAGAGGATTTCACTAGACAAGTAGGAGCTGCGAGCCTGGGTGGTCATGGCTGTAGCTTCCACCATGCCTTCAAGGATGACAACTATTTCAAAGTCCTCCCTCTCCAGTTCTTCCTTGCCCATTCCATAGAGTGGACTTTCCTCATCGATCTCATGGACAATAATAATGGGAGATACTAAGAAGATGCGGTCCAGGCCTATGTCATACCCCACATTAAGATCCCGTTGGTCTAATGGAAGATACTCACCTTCAGCTGTCATGTAGGCCTTGATAAGCTGGGCCCGAACATGAGCTTCTACAATATGGCTTCTCCTCAGATTTCCTACCCGCCACATAAGGCACAATTTACCATCCCGCAAAGAGATGACGGCATGATGACTGAAAAGGAGAGTCTGGGCCCTTTTCTTGGGGCGTGCCATCTTAGCCATTATGGTGCCAATCATGAAGGAGTCAATAACACAGCCCACAATGGAttgtaccaccaccaccataatGGCTAATGGGCATTCCTCAGTCACGTATCGGAAACCATATCCAATGGTTGTCTGTGTTTCTACTGAAAAAAGGAAAGCTCCCACGAATCCATTGACATGTTTGATGCAGAGTTTTGTAGTGGTGGGCCCACTTCCTGTACTGGGAGCTTCCAAGTCACCATGAAAGAACGCAATTATCCAGAAGAGGAGACCAAAAAACAACCAAGATACCAAAAAGGTTGCGGAAAAAATCATGAGCATGTACCGCCAACGGGTGTCCACGCATGttgtgaagatgtcagccatgtaGCGCTGGGACTTGTTGCTTAGGTTGGCAAAGTAAACGTTGCACTGGCCATTCTTCTTAACAAAACGGTTGCGCCGTTTCCGTCGTGGAACGTGACCTTTCCCATTCCGATTGTGCCCATCAATGCTGCCAAGGGAAGAGACTTTATGTCCATCTTCTTCAGTGGAAACAATACTGTACCTtttgaggaggagaaaaggattacagttaaaaatacaggagagaaaactTGTGGCCCCTTGAAATATATTTGGTGGCATGAGACATTCTGCCTACTTGAGTCCCCTTTTTAAAGTAGTTGctcaaatattattttaaataagcAACGTGTCTGATGGTATCACAGGCTGTATTTACTGTCTTGAAAATGATAGGATCTTCAAAGAGTCTCTAAGGTAAGGTAGGGGGTAGAACTTTCTCCCTGCTCCTGATTTCAGTCACTGAGGGTCAGGAATAAAGTTTTGCTGTCTACAAGACCATCAGAAGAGAGGCAGGAATGGGAAGTGGAAAATAGGTCTTTGGTACTACATGCACTCAGAGAGCTACTGCCTCACTTTATCATAAAATGTTTAGCTTTTTTTCAGATATCTGAAGTCTCTACAATGGATGGGCAGGGCGGTGGGGGTGGAATTGAATGACAAGCTCTTTCTCATCCTATGTGCATTCATTGGAGCCTACACATGCAGCTGGCACATGCACAAGTGGCTGAACACAGGGTGATTACCCTGTGTTCAGATACACTGAAGAAGCAGGAATCATAACTGCACAGTGAAAAACAGTATATATGTTCCAACAAAGATGCTTAggctgggaatgccccccccccccattttttcatAGTACACACATAGAATGACTGAGAGGAATTCTTGTCACACTCaatctgtgtgtgcgtgcgcgtgtgcGCGTACAGAACTAGCATAAAAGCAATTATTTATTACATGTTTATCCTTTTCACCTTCCTCTGGAGTACCAGAGATgaacagattaaaacatacataaaaacaaatctttaaaaaccataaaactgaacaaaaacacaacattaaaacatttaaaaccaagttaaaataTACACTATgactatacaataaaatacacataaagaaacaattaaaacatagggaaggaagaaaggatcACTGATGGAATGccagacaaaagaaaaaagtcttcacctgccaGCAGAAGATGGTAAGGGAGGGGACAGTTTCTCTGGGGAAAGAGTTCTAGAGTTTTGATGGCACAACCAAGAAGGCTCTCCCGGGTTGCCATCTACCTAATCTCACAAGGTGGAGGAACCCTAAGCAGGTTCTCAGAAGATGACCTTGGTTGTTGGGCATTTTCCTAAGGGAGGTCACATTCCTTCACATACGCTGGTTTCAagtcatatagggctttaaatgtcAACACCAGccccttgaattgtgcccagaaacagattggAAACCAGTACAGATTGACCAAGACCTGCTTATTCAGCAGAAGACCTGAGTCCAACAGCACTCTCAAACTACAGAGCCATTCCTTTAAGGGGaatgctgaatgaattctttgcatctgtcttcacccaagaggaggtgaggaaaattcctgcacctgaaccaagcttcttaggaggtgaatccgaggaactagcgaagttagtggtagacaaggaagaagttctggcagccattgataaactaaatgctaccaaatcccctggcccagattgcattcatccaagagttcttaaagagctcaagcatgaaattgctgatgttctcacattaatatgcaacttatccctgaaatcaggctccatccctgaagactggaagatggcccaatgtcacaccaatctttagaaaggGTCTAGATTCGGGGACCACTggagaattacaggccagtcatgtttgacatctgttcctgaagcGTAAATTCAGTGgagatctatca of Sphaerodactylus townsendi isolate TG3544 linkage group LG06, MPM_Stown_v2.3, whole genome shotgun sequence contains these proteins:
- the KCNJ4 gene encoding inward rectifier potassium channel 4, translating into MIKRVMGSIRVNRYSIVSTEEDGHKVSSLGSIDGHNRNGKGHVPRRKRRNRFVKKNGQCNVYFANLSNKSQRYMADIFTTCVDTRWRYMLMIFSATFLVSWLFFGLLFWIIAFFHGDLEAPSTGSGPTTTKLCIKHVNGFVGAFLFSVETQTTIGYGFRYVTEECPLAIMVVVVQSIVGCVIDSFMIGTIMAKMARPKKRAQTLLFSHHAVISLRDGKLCLMWRVGNLRRSHIVEAHVRAQLIKAYMTAEGEYLPLDQRDLNVGYDIGLDRIFLVSPIIIVHEIDEESPLYGMGKEELEREDFEIVVILEGMVEATAMTTQARSSYLSSEILWGHRFEPVVFEEKKHYKVDYSRFHKTYEVAGTPFCSARELQESKITILPSPPPPPSAFCYENELALVSQDEDEDDLDVRGDLRESPKEDAGVIPMMEFGSHMDLDRLQASIPLDTLSYHRESAI